One segment of Solanum stenotomum isolate F172 chromosome 1, ASM1918654v1, whole genome shotgun sequence DNA contains the following:
- the LOC125859569 gene encoding ethylene-responsive transcription factor ERN1-like, which translates to MATYLENMKTTITTNTNTIKSSSTQPKKSSLITRKFVGVRQRPSGRWVAEIKDSSQRVRLWLGTYDTAEEAAHAYDEAARALRGENARTNFASTAPNSDMDQLNSSDDTKHGLSFSSIKAKLSKNLQSIMARNSENKSSKSITRVSDHFTFARIFHFKNNYDQQYQNHHRHVDMNKVVQPSIRVLPQDVTDKNNNANNNNNNDSSWENSSSVSDCSSEWAAFRQLGLDSDNYGSDGSDQYFVGSDPLMAGWISSPDIMSSSTNEGSSRSKRFKVSSSVMVPPTFSESPLRAENYVPF; encoded by the coding sequence ATGGCTACATATTTAGAAAACATGAAAACCACCATCACAACCAACACCAACACCATCAAATCATCATCAACACAACcaaaaaaatcatcattaatAACAAGAAAATTTGTAGGTGTAAGACAAAGACCCTCTGGTAGATGGGTTGCTGAGATAAAGGACTCGTCTCAACGTGTGAGATTATGGCTAGGAACATACGATACTGCTGAAGAAGCGGCTCATGCCTACGATGAAGCTGCCCGAGCCCTACGAGGCGAAAATGCACGAACCAACTTTGCTTCTACTGCTCCAAATTCCGATATGGATCAATTGAATAGTTCAGATGATACTAAACATGGTCTTAGCTTTTCTTCTATAAAAGCGAAATTAAGTAAGAATTTACAAAGCATCATGGCTAGGAATTCAGAAAATAAGTCGTCCAAGAGTATTACTAGAGTAAGTGACCATTTCACATTTGCTAGGATTTTCCACTTCAAGAATAATTATGATCAACAATACCAAAATCATCATCGTCATGTGGACATGAATAAAGTTGTGCAACCAAGTATTAGAGTACTTCCACAAGACGTAACTGATAAAAATAACAACgctaacaataataataataatgattcgTCTTGGGAAAATTCATCAAGTGTATCTGATTGTAGTAGTGAATGGGCTGCTTTTAGGCAACTTGGGCTGGATTCTGATAATTATGGATCAGATGGAAGTGATCAGTATTTTGTTGGATCAGATCCATTAATGGCAGGGTGGATTAGTAGTCCAGATATTATGAGTAGCAGTACTAACGAAGGATCATCAAGAAGCAAAAGGTTTAAGGTTTCTTCTTCTGTTATGGTTCCTCCTACTTTTAGTGAATCTCCATTACGAGCTGAAAATTATGTAccattttaa